In a genomic window of Curtobacterium sp. MCBD17_035:
- a CDS encoding response regulator transcription factor: MRLLLLEDDLDLAARILDGLRRAGFATDHVTDLAAADEAVAVTAYDGLVLDRTVPDGDSLTFLRALRRAGDTVPVLVLTARDTVEDRVDGFHEGADDYLVKPFAFAELEVRLRALTRRGAALRVPVLRAGPVVMDVPRHEVTHDGVLLSLTPKEFGVLEMLLTADGAVLSRSALFEGCWDERSDPLSNVVDVVIAQLRRRLGEPDLIETVRGVGYRIRS; the protein is encoded by the coding sequence GTGCGGTTGCTGCTGCTGGAGGACGATCTCGACCTGGCCGCCCGGATCCTCGACGGACTCCGGCGGGCCGGGTTCGCGACCGACCACGTGACCGACCTCGCCGCGGCCGACGAAGCCGTCGCGGTGACGGCGTACGACGGCCTCGTGCTCGACCGCACGGTCCCCGACGGTGACTCGCTCACGTTCCTCCGCGCGTTGCGGCGCGCGGGCGACACGGTCCCCGTGCTCGTGCTGACGGCCCGCGACACCGTGGAGGACCGCGTCGACGGGTTCCACGAGGGCGCGGACGACTACCTCGTCAAGCCCTTCGCCTTCGCCGAGCTCGAGGTCCGTCTGCGGGCCCTGACCCGGCGCGGGGCGGCGCTCCGCGTCCCCGTCCTCCGTGCCGGTCCGGTCGTCATGGACGTGCCCCGGCACGAGGTCACGCACGACGGCGTCCTCCTGAGTCTGACGCCCAAGGAGTTCGGGGTCCTCGAGATGCTCCTCACCGCCGACGGCGCCGTGCTGTCCCGGAGCGCGCTGTTCGAGGGGTGCTGGGACGAGCGCAGCGATCCGCTGTCGAACGTCGTGGACGTCGTGATCGCGCAACTCCGGCGGCGGCTCGGCGAGCCGGACCTGATCGAGACCGTCCGCGGCGTCGGCTACCGGATCCGATCATGA
- a CDS encoding DUF4232 domain-containing protein, with protein sequence MNRSDPRHRLLVVSTTAALVGLTLTGCAAPRSDAAPRPAVTRTAPATQSTATRTPSRPPATPSAAPSAAGAPSAPAANAASTPAPGAGAAAGPGTRSGMCTTAQLSARLGEQGGNPPGSGGGMSKEQLAIILTNTSPTTCTLQGWPGVSYVGDGNGTQIGPAATLDRDVQHPTVTLQHGRAAQAYIIIEVAAAFDPATCKPVHIDGIRVYPPGSRTALFIRGGSGAGDGTACSAGELRQTIVEAVIPYP encoded by the coding sequence ATGAACCGCTCCGATCCACGGCACCGCCTCCTGGTCGTCTCGACGACGGCCGCGCTCGTCGGGCTCACCCTGACGGGCTGCGCCGCCCCGCGCTCCGACGCCGCCCCGCGCCCCGCCGTCACCCGCACCGCCCCGGCGACGCAGTCGACGGCGACACGGACGCCGAGCCGTCCGCCGGCCACCCCGAGCGCTGCGCCGTCCGCCGCGGGCGCCCCGTCCGCACCCGCCGCGAACGCGGCATCGACCCCCGCACCGGGCGCGGGGGCCGCCGCGGGACCGGGAACGCGCTCCGGGATGTGCACGACCGCACAGTTGTCCGCACGACTCGGCGAACAGGGCGGGAACCCCCCGGGGAGCGGCGGCGGGATGTCCAAGGAGCAGCTCGCCATCATCCTGACGAACACGAGCCCCACGACCTGCACGCTGCAGGGCTGGCCCGGCGTGTCCTACGTGGGTGACGGCAACGGCACGCAGATCGGTCCCGCCGCGACCCTGGACCGGGACGTGCAACACCCCACGGTCACGCTCCAACACGGCCGCGCCGCTCAGGCCTACATCATCATCGAGGTCGCTGCCGCCTTCGATCCGGCGACGTGCAAGCCCGTGCACATCGACGGTATCCGCGTCTACCCGCCGGGCAGCAGGACGGCGCTCTTCATCCGCGGCGGCAGTGGCGCCGGCGACGGCACGGCGTGCTCGGCAGGCGAGCTCAGGCAGACCATCGTCGAGGCGGTCATCCCCTACCCGTGA
- a CDS encoding HesA/MoeB/ThiF family protein: MRPIVEPAPTASAARRRLGSRTSPLPGVGDEGIRRLAAARVLVIGAGGLGSPVVALLAGAGLARLTIVDPDVVDPSNLARQTLFTAADVGRPKARVAAERASAVDPEAEAVAVVAGFAPEIVPGHDVVVDAADSVLVTRAASDACAAAGVPLVWGSALGSDGQVSVFWDAAPDGAAVDFHDLHPDPFDDDGSCALDGVVPALCGVVGSVMAGQVFTLVTGVGDPLLGRVVTVDARTWRTVESPLRRGPASRRPPALPTLPSEPVRRIAPAALEARLALRTQGRDAFVLVDVRTDAELEATGVVPGAVRPDAVPAGAEVVVYCARGPRADAWATANGDGRTVTVLDGGMTAWLAEARPTAERPGRG; this comes from the coding sequence ATGCGTCCGATCGTCGAACCGGCTCCGACCGCCTCCGCCGCCCGTCGGCGTCTCGGCTCGCGGACCTCGCCGCTGCCCGGGGTCGGGGACGAGGGCATCCGTCGCCTCGCCGCCGCACGCGTGCTCGTCATCGGTGCCGGAGGCCTGGGGTCGCCCGTCGTCGCCCTGCTCGCGGGGGCCGGCCTCGCGCGCCTGACGATCGTGGACCCGGACGTCGTCGACCCGTCGAACCTCGCCCGCCAGACGCTGTTCACGGCCGCCGACGTCGGCCGACCGAAGGCACGTGTCGCGGCGGAGCGGGCGAGCGCCGTCGACCCCGAGGCCGAGGCGGTCGCCGTCGTCGCCGGGTTCGCCCCCGAGATCGTCCCGGGACACGACGTCGTGGTGGACGCCGCCGACAGCGTCCTCGTGACACGGGCGGCGTCCGACGCCTGTGCCGCGGCCGGCGTCCCGCTCGTGTGGGGCAGTGCCCTCGGCTCGGACGGCCAGGTGTCCGTGTTCTGGGACGCCGCTCCGGACGGTGCCGCAGTCGACTTCCACGACCTGCACCCCGACCCGTTCGACGACGACGGTTCCTGTGCGCTCGACGGGGTCGTCCCCGCGCTCTGCGGCGTGGTCGGGTCGGTCATGGCGGGCCAGGTGTTCACGCTCGTCACCGGCGTCGGCGACCCCCTGCTCGGCCGCGTCGTGACGGTCGACGCGCGCACGTGGCGCACCGTGGAGAGTCCGCTGCGTCGTGGGCCGGCGTCGCGACGTCCGCCGGCCCTCCCGACCCTGCCGTCGGAGCCGGTCCGTCGGATCGCGCCCGCCGCTCTGGAGGCCCGGCTCGCCCTGCGGACGCAGGGTCGCGACGCCTTCGTGCTCGTGGACGTCCGCACGGACGCCGAGCTCGAGGCCACGGGCGTCGTCCCCGGCGCGGTGCGGCCGGACGCCGTGCCCGCCGGCGCCGAGGTCGTCGTGTACTGCGCCCGTGGCCCACGCGCGGACGCGTGGGCCACGGCGAACGGCGACGGTCGGACCGTGACCGTGCTCGACGGCGGCATGACCGCATGGCTCGCCGAGGCGCGGCCGACCGCCGAGCGTCCCGGTCGGGGGTAG
- a CDS encoding glycosyltransferase family 39 protein — protein sequence MRSPQTGAISIQRPTRVPSLRRSVRGLSGTLSIASARSPELTIAALGVLLAAAFAWVPSLWYDEGATVTSATRTWGQLWSELHHVDAVHGLYYACMHVWFRLVGSTPFTLRFPSALAVGLAAGLVVALGRRIAGRRVGVVAGVVFLLLPRVAWAGVEGRPYATITALSVGLTLVGLTAVRRTRHGTGRRWWVAYGVLAAVAVVFNVYLSLVVVAHAVALAWTRLADLRAARAAPMTHRGPAPVPIVPRHVLGAWAIAAGCAAVTVVPFVAVATGQSEQVSWIAGVGPGTVRQVSTTAWFPGSVPFATAAWVAMAAGVVLGLRGARRRATARTAGEALRAQAVRVTLPVVVVPTALLVGATALGEHLYSPKYATLSLPFVAVLIALGLTSIRPRVPALVAVGLLVALAVPAAVAVKTPYAKQDSHWAQAAAIVSRQRSFAPDADEGVVYGSVWHHPTTTTQIIRDAYPRAFAGMTDLAAVTSGPATGRLWDTNGDVATTVPRRLGDIDTVWFLGAPSRDVRPALTATLERRGFHVAGTWRTGTVIVSEYKRTGH from the coding sequence GTGCGTTCTCCGCAGACCGGTGCCATCAGCATCCAGCGGCCGACCCGGGTCCCGTCCCTCCGGCGGTCCGTCCGGGGGCTGTCCGGCACGCTGTCGATCGCCTCGGCCCGCTCGCCGGAGCTCACGATCGCGGCGCTCGGCGTGCTGCTCGCCGCGGCCTTCGCCTGGGTGCCGTCCCTCTGGTACGACGAGGGCGCCACCGTCACGAGCGCGACCCGGACCTGGGGGCAGCTCTGGAGCGAACTGCACCACGTCGACGCCGTGCACGGGCTCTACTACGCCTGCATGCACGTCTGGTTCCGCCTCGTCGGCTCCACCCCGTTCACGCTGCGGTTCCCGAGCGCGCTCGCCGTCGGGCTCGCCGCCGGGCTCGTCGTCGCGCTCGGCCGTCGGATCGCCGGTCGCCGGGTCGGCGTCGTCGCGGGCGTCGTGTTCCTGCTCCTCCCCCGCGTCGCCTGGGCCGGCGTCGAGGGCCGCCCCTACGCGACCATCACCGCGCTGTCGGTGGGCCTGACACTCGTCGGCCTCACCGCGGTGCGACGCACGCGGCACGGCACCGGACGGCGGTGGTGGGTCGCGTACGGGGTCCTCGCCGCGGTCGCGGTGGTGTTCAACGTCTACCTGTCGCTCGTCGTCGTCGCCCACGCCGTGGCGCTCGCGTGGACGCGGCTCGCCGACCTCCGAGCCGCCCGCGCCGCCCCCATGACGCATCGCGGTCCCGCCCCCGTGCCGATCGTGCCGCGGCACGTCCTCGGCGCGTGGGCGATCGCCGCGGGCTGCGCAGCCGTCACCGTCGTGCCGTTCGTGGCCGTCGCCACGGGCCAGTCGGAGCAGGTGAGCTGGATCGCCGGGGTCGGGCCGGGCACCGTGCGCCAGGTGTCGACGACGGCGTGGTTCCCCGGGTCGGTCCCGTTCGCGACGGCCGCCTGGGTCGCGATGGCGGCCGGCGTCGTCCTCGGTCTGCGTGGCGCGCGACGTCGCGCCACCGCCCGGACCGCCGGGGAGGCCCTGCGCGCCCAGGCGGTCCGGGTCACCCTGCCCGTCGTCGTCGTCCCGACGGCACTCCTCGTCGGCGCGACGGCCCTCGGGGAGCACCTGTACTCGCCGAAGTACGCCACGCTGAGCCTGCCGTTCGTCGCGGTGCTCATCGCCCTCGGCCTGACGTCGATCCGCCCGCGGGTCCCCGCCCTCGTCGCGGTCGGTCTGCTCGTCGCGCTGGCCGTGCCCGCCGCGGTGGCCGTGAAGACCCCGTACGCCAAGCAGGACTCGCACTGGGCGCAGGCCGCCGCGATCGTGAGCCGGCAGCGCTCGTTCGCTCCCGACGCGGACGAGGGTGTCGTCTACGGCAGCGTGTGGCACCACCCGACGACGACGACGCAGATCATCCGCGACGCCTACCCGCGGGCCTTCGCCGGGATGACCGACCTGGCCGCGGTCACGAGCGGCCCCGCCACCGGTCGGCTCTGGGACACGAACGGGGACGTCGCCACGACGGTGCCCCGCCGTCTCGGCGACATCGACACGGTGTGGTTCCTCGGGGCGCCGTCCCGCGACGTCCGCCCGGCGCTCACCGCGACACTCGAACGTCGTGGGTTCCACGTCGCCGGCACGTGGCGCACCGGCACCGTCATCGTGTCCGAGTACAAGCGCACCGGGCACTGA
- a CDS encoding S26 family signal peptidase: MTATHVRAVRPADGVRAVRGSRAVHGLRAVTRRRRRTGRRALTGVLLAIIAVVVVAATAFHATGGRWFVVETPSMGTAAPVGTLVLTVPAAATELRVGDVVTFHPPTAAGETYTHGIVAIDHGRITTRGDANGAVDPWRLRAADVVGVVRTILPGVGWLVRALPLLIVGLVALWLVTSRVRRPTHRSAARVLGVSVLLSGVAIVLRPFVGTTVLQTATVSGGTEATVVSTGMLPVRVAAPTGAHVDLVAGEVGRLTVPAHGIATPHAVHHLTTALHLPPWGWVVAVGLCAVPLLWTLVVGLPGDEAGPRRHRRTRGLHA, translated from the coding sequence ATGACCGCGACGCACGTCCGCGCCGTCCGGCCGGCCGACGGCGTCCGGGCGGTGCGCGGCAGCAGGGCCGTCCACGGCCTCCGGGCCGTCACTCGCCGTCGTCGTCGGACCGGACGGCGAGCGCTCACCGGCGTCCTGCTCGCGATCATCGCTGTCGTGGTCGTCGCCGCGACGGCGTTCCACGCCACCGGCGGTCGGTGGTTCGTCGTCGAGACGCCGTCCATGGGCACGGCCGCGCCCGTCGGCACGCTCGTCCTCACCGTCCCCGCCGCCGCGACCGAGCTGCGCGTCGGCGACGTCGTCACGTTCCACCCGCCGACCGCCGCGGGCGAGACCTACACGCACGGCATCGTCGCGATCGACCACGGACGGATCACGACGCGTGGTGACGCGAACGGCGCCGTCGACCCCTGGCGTCTCCGCGCCGCCGACGTGGTCGGGGTGGTCCGGACGATCCTGCCCGGGGTCGGATGGCTCGTCCGTGCACTGCCCCTGCTGATCGTCGGTCTCGTGGCGCTCTGGCTCGTGACGAGCCGCGTCCGTCGGCCGACGCACCGATCGGCTGCCCGCGTCCTCGGCGTGTCCGTCCTGCTCTCCGGCGTCGCGATCGTCCTCCGTCCCTTCGTCGGGACCACCGTGCTCCAGACCGCGACCGTGTCGGGCGGCACGGAGGCGACCGTCGTGTCCACCGGGATGCTGCCCGTCCGGGTCGCCGCCCCGACCGGCGCGCACGTCGACCTCGTCGCCGGCGAGGTCGGGCGCCTCACCGTGCCGGCGCACGGCATCGCGACACCGCACGCGGTCCACCACCTGACGACCGCGCTGCACCTGCCGCCCTGGGGATGGGTGGTCGCGGTGGGCCTGTGTGCGGTACCGCTGCTCTGGACACTCGTGGTGGGCCTCCCGGGCGACGAAGCGGGCCCGCGCCGCCACCGCCGGACCCGAGGGCTCCACGCATGA
- a CDS encoding LamG domain-containing protein yields the protein MTPRHRERPRRRWPLVAAALAAAAAVGVAAPGTTSGWTAAITDPADTARTAPYFHCPDALTLDAGSALFQYPLTEDAGSTTARDVSGHGNDGTYQGSMTTSTETPIACPRDGGSAYVLDGSTSYVSMPTKTAPPATYSEEVWFRTATAAGRLIGFGTARTGTSGLEDRAVYVNTDGGVTFATYSSRNQIVTSAAGVDYADGAWHQVVATQSPSTGMALYLDGTLVASNSAYTGAEDDGGGYWRIGYDSLSGSWVGSGSAWYVNGAMRYAAVYTTVLTAQQVATHYAAGKLVTGN from the coding sequence ATGACCCCCCGGCACCGCGAGCGACCCCGACGGCGGTGGCCCCTCGTCGCGGCGGCGCTCGCCGCCGCGGCCGCCGTCGGTGTCGCGGCGCCCGGGACGACCTCGGGGTGGACCGCGGCGATCACGGACCCCGCGGACACCGCGAGGACGGCGCCGTACTTCCACTGTCCGGACGCGCTCACCCTCGACGCCGGCTCGGCGCTGTTCCAGTACCCGCTGACCGAGGACGCCGGCTCGACCACCGCCCGGGACGTGTCCGGACACGGGAACGACGGCACGTACCAGGGCAGCATGACCACGAGCACCGAGACGCCCATCGCCTGCCCGAGGGACGGTGGCAGCGCGTACGTGCTCGACGGGTCCACGAGCTACGTGTCGATGCCGACGAAGACGGCGCCACCGGCCACCTACAGCGAGGAGGTCTGGTTCCGCACGGCCACGGCAGCCGGCCGGTTGATCGGATTCGGCACCGCCCGGACCGGCACGTCCGGACTGGAGGACCGGGCCGTCTACGTGAACACCGACGGCGGGGTCACCTTCGCCACCTACAGCAGCAGGAACCAGATCGTGACCAGTGCAGCGGGGGTCGACTACGCGGACGGGGCCTGGCACCAGGTGGTCGCGACGCAGAGTCCGAGCACCGGCATGGCGCTCTACCTCGACGGGACGCTCGTCGCCAGCAACAGTGCGTACACCGGAGCCGAGGACGACGGAGGCGGGTACTGGCGGATCGGCTACGACAGCCTGTCCGGGAGCTGGGTGGGTTCCGGCTCCGCCTGGTACGTGAACGGTGCCATGCGGTACGCGGCGGTGTACACCACGGTGCTCACCGCGCAGCAGGTCGCGACCCACTACGCCGCGGGCAAGTTGGTGACCGGGAACTGA
- a CDS encoding 4-(cytidine 5'-diphospho)-2-C-methyl-D-erythritol kinase — MTSLAAPTRVRTRAPGKINVYLAVGTLLPDGYHDVATAYQAVSLYEDVVAEAADDFTVRFTGPIDTSAVPVDETNLALRAARLVAERAGYRGGVHLTIEKQVPVAGGMGGGSADAAATLLAVDTLWGTSLGRDELLRLAAGLGADVPFAFSGGTAIGTGRGDELSPALASGQFHWVLVLSDEGLSTPAVYTALDEHRDRYRADITPVRDAPVVEANVLQALRAGDAELLADCLHNDLQAPAMRLQPTLARTLELGERAGALAGIVSGSGPTVAFLAADSDAALDLQVELSAAGLTVVRATGPVHGARVVPR, encoded by the coding sequence ATGACGTCGCTCGCCGCACCGACCCGGGTGCGGACGCGCGCGCCGGGCAAGATCAACGTCTACCTGGCTGTCGGCACGCTGCTGCCGGACGGGTACCACGACGTCGCGACGGCGTACCAGGCCGTGTCGTTGTACGAGGACGTCGTCGCCGAGGCGGCCGACGACTTCACCGTGCGGTTCACCGGTCCCATCGACACGTCGGCGGTCCCGGTGGACGAGACGAACCTGGCACTGCGGGCCGCCCGGCTCGTGGCGGAGCGCGCGGGCTACCGCGGCGGGGTGCACCTGACGATCGAGAAGCAGGTGCCCGTCGCCGGGGGCATGGGCGGCGGTTCCGCGGACGCGGCGGCGACGCTCCTGGCGGTCGACACCCTGTGGGGCACGTCGCTCGGTCGCGACGAACTCCTGCGGCTCGCGGCCGGGCTCGGCGCGGACGTGCCGTTCGCGTTCTCCGGCGGCACCGCGATCGGCACCGGGCGGGGCGACGAGCTCAGCCCGGCCCTGGCGTCGGGGCAGTTCCACTGGGTGCTCGTGCTCTCGGACGAGGGACTCTCGACGCCCGCGGTGTACACCGCCCTCGACGAGCATCGCGACCGCTACCGCGCCGACATCACGCCCGTCCGGGACGCCCCCGTCGTCGAGGCGAACGTGCTGCAGGCGCTCCGGGCGGGCGACGCCGAGCTGCTGGCCGACTGCCTCCACAACGACCTGCAGGCTCCGGCGATGCGGCTGCAACCCACACTCGCGCGCACGCTCGAACTCGGTGAGCGCGCCGGCGCTCTCGCGGGCATCGTGTCCGGGAGCGGCCCGACCGTCGCGTTCCTGGCCGCGGACTCCGACGCCGCGCTCGACCTGCAAGTCGAGTTGAGTGCCGCCGGGCTGACCGTGGTGCGGGCCACGGGTCCGGTGCACGGCGCGCGCGTCGTACCGCGGTAG
- a CDS encoding LLM class flavin-dependent oxidoreductase, translating to MRFGYWTPLFGGWLRNVEDEQMPVTFDYVKRLAQRAEQIGFDLTLVPELNLNDIKGTAAPSLEAWALAAAIAATTDRLEIMAAMRPGYHLPAVTAKQAATIDDISNGRFTFNVVSAWWAEEAKQYGGIFSEHDDRYRRTAEFVEIMKGMWTETPYSFHGEYYDIENAHLEPKPRVQPRIYAGGESEAGKASITRYADAYVTHGGTVDELRTKIDEMKQRRVDAGLPPFEAFGMAAYAIVRDTEAEAQAELARITDVQHGAAYESYQDFISKSQLERVPSLEDYSVSNRGLRPGFVGTPEQVAERIRAFQDAGVDTLLLQFSPQLEEMERFGEQVIPLVAGTIAG from the coding sequence GTGCGATTCGGATACTGGACCCCGCTGTTCGGCGGCTGGCTCCGCAACGTCGAGGACGAGCAGATGCCCGTCACGTTCGACTACGTCAAGCGCCTCGCCCAGCGGGCCGAGCAGATCGGCTTCGACCTGACGCTCGTCCCCGAGCTCAACCTCAACGACATCAAGGGCACGGCCGCGCCGAGCCTCGAGGCATGGGCGCTCGCGGCGGCGATCGCGGCGACGACCGACCGCCTCGAGATCATGGCGGCCATGCGCCCGGGCTACCACCTGCCCGCCGTCACGGCGAAGCAGGCCGCGACGATCGACGACATCTCGAACGGTCGGTTCACGTTCAATGTCGTGAGCGCCTGGTGGGCCGAGGAGGCCAAGCAGTACGGCGGGATCTTCTCGGAGCACGACGACCGGTACCGCCGCACCGCGGAGTTCGTCGAGATCATGAAGGGCATGTGGACGGAGACGCCGTACTCGTTCCACGGGGAGTACTACGACATCGAGAACGCGCACCTCGAGCCGAAGCCCCGCGTGCAGCCGCGCATCTACGCCGGCGGTGAGTCCGAGGCCGGCAAGGCGAGCATCACGCGCTACGCCGACGCCTACGTCACGCACGGCGGCACGGTCGACGAGCTGCGCACGAAGATCGACGAGATGAAGCAGCGGCGGGTCGACGCCGGACTGCCGCCGTTCGAGGCGTTCGGCATGGCCGCCTACGCGATCGTCCGTGACACCGAGGCGGAGGCGCAGGCCGAGCTCGCCCGCATCACCGACGTGCAGCACGGGGCCGCGTACGAGTCGTACCAGGACTTCATCTCGAAGTCGCAGCTCGAGCGTGTGCCGAGCCTGGAGGACTACTCCGTGTCGAACCGTGGCCTGCGGCCGGGGTTCGTCGGGACGCCCGAGCAGGTCGCCGAGCGGATCCGGGCGTTCCAGGACGCCGGCGTCGACACGCTCCTGCTGCAGTTCTCGCCACAGCTCGAGGAGATGGAGCGGTTCGGCGAGCAGGTCATCCCGCTCGTGGCCGGCACCATCGCGGGCTGA
- a CDS encoding alpha-L-glutamate ligase has translation MSTPRVYVIHENPEWFPPLAAAFEAEGVPVEELLLTDGSIDLAADPASGVYWSRMSASSHTRGHEHSKEYTRAVLGWLERAGRSVVNGSHVLELEVSKVAQHGLLRNAGFDVPRTTAVFGHRDLVAAAERFVAEASTPGAPFITKHNQGGKGLGVRRFDTVAEFAAYVESPEFEEPVDGITLIQEYLVARAPFITRVEFVGGRFVYAVRVDTSAGSFELCPADACEVPLPGQAAQPQTGTEQTGTEQTGTEQTGTEQTGPEQTGTEQTGTEQTFAGAACDVPTAGQPSAFSIRSEITAGSEIVQRLEAFLADQRIGVAGIEFMETVDGRTVVYDINTNTNYNPAVEETSPVSGPRSIARYLGALLASEQALLAV, from the coding sequence GTGAGCACTCCCCGTGTGTACGTCATCCACGAGAACCCCGAGTGGTTCCCACCGCTCGCCGCCGCGTTCGAGGCCGAGGGTGTCCCGGTCGAGGAGCTCCTGCTGACGGACGGCTCCATCGACCTCGCCGCCGATCCTGCGTCGGGCGTCTACTGGTCGCGCATGTCCGCGTCGAGCCACACCCGCGGGCACGAGCACAGCAAGGAGTACACGCGCGCCGTCCTCGGCTGGCTCGAGCGTGCCGGCCGCTCGGTCGTCAACGGCAGCCACGTGCTCGAGCTCGAGGTCAGCAAGGTCGCGCAGCACGGCCTGCTCCGGAACGCCGGGTTCGACGTGCCGCGCACGACGGCGGTGTTCGGTCACCGCGACCTCGTCGCCGCCGCCGAGCGCTTCGTCGCCGAGGCGTCGACTCCCGGTGCGCCGTTCATCACGAAGCACAACCAGGGCGGCAAGGGCCTGGGCGTCCGGCGGTTCGACACGGTCGCGGAGTTCGCGGCGTACGTCGAGAGTCCGGAGTTCGAGGAGCCGGTCGACGGCATCACCCTCATCCAGGAGTACCTGGTCGCGCGCGCGCCGTTCATCACCCGCGTCGAGTTCGTCGGCGGTCGGTTCGTCTACGCCGTCCGCGTCGACACGAGCGCCGGGTCGTTCGAGCTCTGCCCGGCCGATGCGTGCGAGGTCCCGCTGCCCGGCCAAGCGGCGCAGCCGCAGACCGGCACCGAGCAGACCGGCACCGAGCAGACCGGCACCGAGCAGACCGGCACCGAGCAGACCGGCCCCGAACAGACCGGCACCGAGCAGACCGGCACCGAGCAGACGTTCGCGGGAGCGGCGTGCGACGTGCCGACGGCCGGCCAGCCGAGCGCCTTCTCGATCCGCTCCGAGATCACGGCCGGGTCCGAGATCGTCCAGCGGCTCGAGGCGTTCCTGGCCGACCAGCGCATCGGCGTCGCCGGCATCGAGTTCATGGAGACCGTCGACGGTCGGACCGTCGTCTACGACATCAACACGAACACGAACTACAACCCCGCGGTCGAGGAGACGAGCCCCGTGTCGGGGCCCCGCAGCATCGCGCGCTACCTCGGCGCGCTCCTCGCGAGCGAGCAGGCCCTGCTCGCCGTCTGA
- a CDS encoding helix-turn-helix transcriptional regulator encodes MDRDGLADFLRRRRERIQPEDVGLGAGPRRRTPGLRRDDVAALAGMSTDYYTRLEQQRGPQPSEQMLQALARALRLTVAERDHLFHLAGHNAPVRVRRADHVAPPLLRVLDRLDADPAIVVSDLGETLAENRRAVALLGATVGLPGPERYQVWRWFLGRERERYAPEEHERQARIQVASLRAAVGAAGPGDRRARELVAGLTARSPEFVAVWERHEVAERFTDHKTFLHPELGRLEVDCQVLLTENRAQALLVFTAEPGTEAADRLALLGVLGEQRFGPTPSEGTETSARTATGQSAPPRLPSVTTGVARAGDRA; translated from the coding sequence GTGGACAGGGACGGGCTCGCGGACTTCCTCCGACGCCGGCGGGAGCGCATCCAGCCCGAGGACGTCGGCCTCGGTGCCGGTCCGCGCCGCCGGACGCCCGGCCTCCGGCGTGACGACGTGGCCGCGCTCGCGGGGATGTCGACGGACTACTACACCCGGCTCGAGCAGCAACGCGGTCCGCAGCCGTCCGAGCAGATGCTCCAGGCGCTCGCCCGGGCCTTGCGGCTGACGGTGGCGGAGCGGGACCACCTGTTCCACCTCGCCGGGCACAACGCCCCGGTGCGCGTGCGGCGTGCCGATCACGTGGCGCCGCCGTTACTCCGGGTGCTCGACCGCCTCGACGCGGATCCGGCGATCGTCGTGAGCGACCTCGGGGAGACACTCGCCGAGAACCGCCGGGCCGTCGCGCTGCTCGGGGCGACGGTGGGGCTGCCGGGGCCCGAGCGGTACCAGGTGTGGCGGTGGTTCCTCGGTCGGGAGCGCGAGCGCTACGCCCCGGAGGAGCACGAGCGGCAGGCGCGCATCCAGGTCGCCTCGCTCCGGGCCGCGGTGGGTGCGGCCGGCCCGGGTGACCGCCGTGCGCGGGAACTCGTCGCGGGGCTGACCGCCCGGAGCCCGGAGTTCGTGGCGGTGTGGGAGCGACACGAGGTCGCCGAGCGGTTCACGGACCACAAGACCTTCCTGCACCCGGAACTCGGGCGACTCGAGGTCGACTGTCAGGTGCTGCTCACCGAGAACCGGGCGCAGGCGCTCCTGGTGTTCACCGCGGAGCCCGGTACCGAGGCGGCAGACCGGCTGGCGCTGCTCGGCGTGCTCGGCGAGCAGCGGTTCGGCCCGACCCCGTCCGAGGGAACCGAGACCTCCGCCCGGACGGCAACGGGGCAGTCAGCCCCTCCGCGGTTGCCTTCTGTGACGACCGGCGTGGCGCGCGCAGGGGACCGTGCCTAG